The following are encoded in a window of Sminthopsis crassicaudata isolate SCR6 chromosome 3, ASM4859323v1, whole genome shotgun sequence genomic DNA:
- the LOC141564823 gene encoding uncharacterized protein LOC141564823 has protein sequence MRRSGPRHRIFALYLENIQQPSDLRSQGHNIPVSSPRKERNAGAPWWMRHLGFDIPPKALALLLILINPPPRSASCAEKTHRAPNRNSKVHPIFTNESETSPKAVPKALTSTIRPQELCSEKAGPNHPEKFSAFKKLRSKEETALSPLSNSTPLDPVFRLRDTSTPKCVRKLAAEMLQEEWSCPENANPPSPVRTSAINIRPKVQPISNPDSSTIPECSYKDDSEMILGECSKQQKSTLSRLAKLITTQKRRGKVNPAFVIHSHSSQTTQGGHSG, from the coding sequence ATGAGACGCTCAGGTCCCCGTCACCGTATTTTTgccttgtatttggaaaatattcaGCAACCCTCCGACCTCAGGAGCCAGGGGCACAATATTCCTGTGAGCTCACCAAGGAAGGAGAGGAACGCTGGGGCCCCTTGGTGGATGAGACATTTAGGCTTTGACATTCCTCCTAAGGCCCTGgctcttcttttgattttgattaatcCACCCCCTCGTTCTGCATCCTGTGCTGAAAAAACACACAGAGCTCCAAACAGGAACAGCAAAGTCCATCCTATTTTCACAAATGAATCAGAAACTTCACCCAAGGCTGTCCCCAAGGCCCTCACCTCCACCATCAGGCCTCAGGAATTATGCTCTGAAAAAGCCGGTCCCAACCACCCTGAAAAATTCAGTGCATTTAAGAAACTAAGATCTAAAGAGGAAACTGCCCTTAGCCCTCTCTCCAACAGTACCCCACTGGACCCTGTCTTTCGCCTTCGGGACACCAGTACACCAAAATGTGTTCGGAAACTTGCTGCAGAAATGCTCCAAGAAGAATGGTCTTGTCCAGAAAATGCTAATCCCCCCAGCCCTGTCAGAACCAGTGCCATTAATATAAGACCTAAAGTACAGCCTATCTCCAACCCTGACTCCAGCACTATTCCAGAGTGTAGCTACAAAGATGACTCAGAAATGATACTAGGAGAATGCTCCAAACAACAAAAATCCACCCTATCCCGCCTTGCCAAACTCATTACAACTCAAAAGAGGAGGGGTAAAGTGAACCCTGCCTTTGTCATCCACTCCCATTCCTCCCAAACAACCCAGGGAGGCCATTCTGGCTAA